The following are from one region of the Syngnathus acus chromosome 10, fSynAcu1.2, whole genome shotgun sequence genome:
- the urp1 gene encoding urotensin-related peptide 1, which yields MLLLAVLYLLVTRWTHALPLYPDSNLDTQSNFLQKLVSDNASYNTEGEQMEVNNLYPLLMQHNEQRQSWNKGPEDSTLRDNYADMIEGLKAVVLKLAAADKLRSQAFARSAQGLPKTNKRACFWKYCVTN from the exons ATGCTGCTTCTAGCTGTACTTTACCTCCTTGTTACAAGATGGACACATGCACTACCTCTCTATCCTGACTCCAACCTGGACACACAGTCAA ATTTTCTTCAGAAGCTTGTGTCAGACAATGCCTCTTACAATACAGAAGGGGAACAAATGGAGGTGAATAATCTGTATCCTTTATTGATGCAGCACAATGAGCAAAGACAATCCTGGAACAAAG GCCCAGAGGATTCAACACTGCGGGATAACTATGCTGACATG ATTGAAGGTCTTAAGGCAGTGGTTTTGAAGCTGGCCGCAGCCGACAAGCTTCGCTCTCAAGCTTTTGCGAGGTCGGCGCAAGGCTTGCCCAAAACCAACAAAAGAG CATGTTTCTGGAAGTACTGCGTGACTAATTAA
- the cul4b gene encoding cullin-4B: MFPTGLSSPNPPPPPTQEARAEATNVKNDSGNIISSKKRKINGSEREETSDTISPSPPKTLTSSSSSSSSPVHIQKKLRFEDSVDFIGLDVKMAEEAAAASCSNNKSKAVLLAAGVGGHHANGLTKSVASSGTFSNSKPGAAKKLVIKNFKEKPKLPENYTQETWQKLKEAVEAIQNSTSIKYNLEELYQAVENLCSHKISAKLYKQLRAVCEDHIKAQIDQFREGALDSVLFLKKIDKCWQDHCRQMIMIRGIFLFLDRTYVLQNSMLPSIWDMGLELFRFYIISDLKVQSKTIDGILLLIERERNGEAIDRSLLRSLLSMLSDLQIYQDSFEQRFLEETNRLYAAEGQRLMQEREVPEYLHHVNKRLEEEADRVITYLDQSTQKPLIATVEKQLLGEHLTATLQKGLTHLLDENRIQDLSLLYQLFSRVRSGVQVLLQHWIEYIKAFGSTIVINPEKDKTMVQELLDFKDKVDHIIDVCFMKNEKFVNAMKEAFETFINKRPNKPAELIAKHVDSKLRAGNKEATDEELEKMLDKIMIIFRFIYGKDVFEAFYKKDLAKRLLVGKSASVDAEKSMLSKLKHECGAAFTSKLEGMFKDMELSKDIMVQFKQYMQCQNIPGNIELTVNILTMGYWPTYIPMEVHLPAEMVRLQEIFKTFYLGKHSGRKLQWQSTLGHCVLKAEFKEGKKELQVSLFQTLVLLMFNEGEEFTLEEIKLATGIEDGELRRTLQSLACGKARVLTKIPKSKDVEDGDKFSCNDEFKHRLFRIKINQIQMKETVEEQASTTERVFQDRQYQIDAAIVRIMKMRKTLSHNLLMSEVYNQLKFPVKPADLKKRIESLIDRDYMERDKENPNQYNYVA, from the exons ATGTTTCCAACAGGTTTATCTTCCCCTAACCCCCCACCACCGCCAACCCAAGAGGCAAGAGCAGAGGCTACTAATGTCAAAAACGACAGTGGCAACATTATATCTTCGaagaagaggaaaataaaCGGCTCCGAGAGGGAAGAGACCAGCGACACCATCTCCCCTTCGCCTCCCAAGACCCTcacttcctcctcgtcctcctcctcgtcgccGGTGCACATCCAGAAGAAGTTGCGCTTCGAGGACTCCGTGGACTTCATTGGGCTGGATGTGAAAATGGCCGaggaggctgctgctgcttcgtgctccaacaacaaaagcaaagcTGTGCTCCTGGCCGCCGGCGTGGGGGGCCACCATGCCAACGGACTGACCAAGAGCGTGGCGAGCTCCGGGACCTTCTCCAACAGCAAGCCCGGCGCCGCCAAGAAGCTAGTCATCAAGAATTTCAAAG AAAAGCCCAAGTTGCCAGAGAACTACACACAGGAAACATGGCAGAAGCTGAAGGAGGCAGTGGAGGCCATTCAGAACAGCACATCCATCAAGTACAACCTGGAGGAGCTGTACCAG GCTGTTGAGAATCTGTGCTCCCACAAAATCTCTGCCAAGCTTTACAAACAGCTGAGGGCCGTGTGTGAAGATCACATCAAGGCCCAGATTGATCAATTCAGAGA GGGTGCCCTGGACAGTGTCCTCTTCCTGAAGAAAATAGACAAGTGCTGGCAGGATCACTGCAGACAAATG ATAATGATCAGgggtatatttttatttttggaccgTACCTATGTTTTACAAAACTCTATGCTGCCATCAATTTG GGACATGGGTCTGGAGCTCTTTAGGTTCTACATTATCAGCGACCTGAAGGTCCAGAGTAAAACTATCGATGGCATTCTGCTCCTCATCGAAAGGGAGCGTAACGGCGAGGCGATAGACCGCAGTCTGCTGAGAAGCCTATTGAGCATGCTCTCGGACTTGCAG ATTTATCAAGACTCCTTTGAGCAGCGTTTTCTGGAGGAGACAAATCGCCTGTATGCTGCAGAAGGCCAGAGACTGATGCAGGAGCGAGAG GTACCCGAGTATTTGCACCATGTCAACAAACGCTTGGAAGAGGAGGCAGACCGAGTCATTACCTATTTAGACCAGAGCACACA AAAACCTCTTATTGCCACAGTGGAGAAGCAGCTGCTAGGCGAACATCTCACAGCAACTCTGCAGAAAG GGCTGACACACCTGCTGGATGAAAATAGGATTCAGGATCTGTCTCTCCTCTATCAGCTCTTCAGCAGAGTGCGAAGTGGCGTTCAAGTCCTCCTGCAACACTGGATAGAGTACATAAAG GCGTTCGGGAGCACAATTGTGATTAAccctgaaaaagacaaaacaatggTGCAAGAGTTGCTAGACTTCAAAGACAAGGTGGACCATATCATCGATGTGTGctttatgaaaaatgaaaagtttgtGAACGCCATGAAGGAGGCTTTCGAAACATTCATCAACAAGCGGCCAAATAAGCCCGCAGAGCTCATAG CCAAACATGTGGATTCTAAACTGCGAGCTGGAAACAAAGAGGCAACAGATGAAGAATTGGAAAAGATGTTGGACAAGATAATGATTATATTTAGATTTATCTATG GTAAAGATGTTTTTGAGGCCTTTTACAAGAAGGATCTGGCCAAGAGGTTACTTGTCGGAAAAAGTGCTTCTGTGGATGCTGAGAAGTCAATGTTGTCCAAATTAAaacatg agTGTGGGGCAGCATTCACCAGCAAACTAGAGGGGATGTTCAAAGATATGGAGCTTTCGAAAGACATTATGGTGCAGTTCAAACAG TATATGCAGTGCCAAAACATCCCCGGTAACATCGAACTGACTGTGAACATCCTCACGATGGGCTACTGGCCCACTTACATCCCCATGGAAGTGCATCTTCCTGCGGAG ATGGTGCGCCTGCAAGAAATCTTCAAGACCTTCTACCTGGGCAAACACAGCGGCAGAAAACTGCAGTGGCAGTCGACGCTTGGCCACTGTGTCTTAAAAGCTGAATTTAAAGAG GGCAAGAAGGAGCTGCAGGTGTCACTTTTCCAAACTCTAGTGCTGCTGATGTTCAATGAAGGGGAGGAATTCACCCTGGAGGAGATTAAACTGGCGACAGGAATAG AAGACGGTGAGCTGCGTCGCACTCTGCAGTCACTGGCATGTGGCAAAGCGCGTGTCCTCACCAAAATCCCAAAAAGCAAAGATGTGGAAGATGGGGATAAGTTCTCCTGCAATGATGAATTCAAACACAGGCTTTTCCgcatcaaaataaatcagatcCAGATGAAAGAGACG GTGGAGGAGCAGGCCAGCACCACGGAGAGGGTCTTCCAGGATCGACAGTATCAGATTGATGCCGCCATCGTGCGCATCATGAAGATGAGAAAAACTCTGAGCCATAACCTTCTCATGTCAGAGGTGTACAACCAGCTCAAGTTCCCCGTCAAG CCTGCTGACCTAAAGAAGAGGATAGAGTCTCTCATCGACAGAGACTATATGGAGCGTGACAAGGAGAATCCCAACCAGTACAACTATGTGGCTTAg
- the clic2 gene encoding chloride intracellular channel protein 2, producing MALRQDSDKEPSIELFVKAGHDGENVGNCPFCQRLFMVLWLKGVKFTVTTVDMRKKPEELKDLAPGTNPPFLLFNGTLKTDFIKIEEFLEQMLDPPRYPHLSPLNKESFNVGADIFAKFSAFIKNTPNNAFQEKNLLREFKRLDDYLNSPLPEEIDHNSRETVSVSKRKFLDGDRLTLADCNLLPKLHVIRVASKKYCSFDIPAQFTGVWRYLHNAYEREEFKQTCPAEIEIEKAYFGVASKRK from the exons ATGGCATTGCGACAAGATTCAGACAAGGAGCCGAGCATTGAGTTATTTGTTAAG GCCGGCCATGACGGTGAAAACGTGGGCAACTGCCCCTTCTGCCAGAGGCTCTTCATGGTGTTATGGCTGAAAGGAGTCAAGTTCACCGTGACCACTGTTGATATGAGAAA GAAGCCCGAGGAGCTGAAAGACCTGGCCCCCGGCACCAACCCGCCTTTCCTGCTCTTCAACGGCACCCTCAAAACAGACTTTATCAAAATCGAGGAGTTTCTCGAGCAAATGCTGGACCCTCCCAG GTATCCTCACCTCAGCCCTCTAAACAAAGAGTCCTTTAACGTGGGTGCTGACATTTTTGCAAAGTTTTCCGCCTTCATCAAGAACACACCAAACAATGCCT TTCAGGAGAAAAATCTGCTGCGGGAGTTTAAGCGTCTGGACGATTATCTAAACTCTCCCCTACCCGAGGAAATCGACCACAACTCAAGAGAGACCGTCAGTGTATCCAAGAGGAAATTTCTGGACGGGGATCGCCTCACTTTAGCCGACTGCAACCTCCTCCCCAAACTGCACGTCATCAGG GTTGCCTCCAAGAAGTACTGCAGCTTTGACATCCCGGCCCAGTTCACGGGTGTGTGGCGATACCTGCACAACGCCTACGAGCGGGAGGAGTTCAAACAGACGTGCCCGGCTGAAATCGAAATTGAGAAGGCTTACTTTGGAGTGGCCAGtaagaggaaataa
- the mcts1 gene encoding malignant T-cell-amplified sequence 1, with product MFKKFDEKENVSNCIQLKTSVIKGIKNQLVDQFPDIEIWLNHIMPKKDPVKIVRCHEHIEILTVNGELLFFRQREGPFYPTLRLLHKYPFILPHQQVDKGAIKYVLSGANIMCPGLTSPGAKLYPAESDTVVAIMAEGKQHALCVGVMKLSAESIEKVNKGIGIENVHYLNDGLWHMKTYK from the exons ATGTTCAAAAA ATTTGACGAGAAGGAGAATGTGTCAAACTGTATACAGTTAAAAACATCCGTCATCAAAGGGATAAAGAACCAGCTAGTGGATCAGTTTCCTGACATCGAGATATGGCTCAATCACATCATGCCAAAGAAGGACCCTGTCAAAATAGTGCGATG TCATGAACATATTGAAATCTTGACCGTGAACGGAGAGTTGCTCTTCTTCAGACAGCGAGAAGGCCCCTTTTATCCCACCCTGAGACTGTTGCATAAAT ATCCCTTTATTCTTCCTCACCAGCAAGTAGACAAAGGTGCCATCAAATATGTCCTAAGTGGCGCCAACATCATGTGTCCTGGACTGACGTCACCGGGCGCCAAACTCTACCCGGCTGAATCAGACACAGTAGTT GCCATTATGGCAGAAGGCAAACAACACGCACTGTGCGTTGGCGTCATGAAGTTGTCTGCAGAGAGCAT AGAAAAAGTCAACAAGGGCATTGGCATCGAGAATGTTCACTATCTGAACGACGGACTGTGGCACATGAAAACGTATAAATAA
- the c1galt1c1 gene encoding C1GALT1-specific chaperone 1, translated as MWSEGGSFVKGVALGGVFYLLLSLLGDFSPSSEPVSEYHHHHHVQAQSNDKLKQLSESQMQELKDQVRVYCVIMVQPKILVYWAAAVGTWSKHCDKAVFYTSESSKALEAVDLHETDGWARFCKAMKHAYENAGNLRWFFVAQPTTFAIIENLKYLLLTKDPSEPFYMGNAMRSGELEYVAYESGIVLSYEALKRFVRALDDSDKCPIQVNRLWKLSEDKQLAVCLKYMGVFAEHGEDAQGMGLFNGKSVDALIKDSMKNNPQNVVESCCPDLAVTYNGMTPNEMQVMMYGVYRLRPYGHDFHDLLMFDPPEGSDND; from the coding sequence ATGTGGTCCGAAGGAGGCTCATTTGTCAAAGGGGTGGCTCTAGGAGGCGTCTTCTACCTGTTGCTCTCGCTCTTGGGTGATTTCAGCCCAAGTTCCGAGCCTGTCTCGGAGTACCATCACCACCATCACGTCCAGGCGCAGAGTAACGATAAACTGAAGCAACTCTCTGAGTCCCAGATGCAGGAGTTGAAAGATCAAGTCCGTGTCTATTGTGTCATCATGGTCCAGCCGAAGATTCTGGTCTATTGGGCCGCTGCCGTGGGCACCTGGAGCAAACACTGTGACAAAGCCGTCTTTTACACCTCTGAGTCATCCAAGGCCCTCGAGGCGGTCGACCTGCACGAAACAGATGGTTGGGCGAGGTTCTGTAAAGCTATGAAGCATGCTTACGAGAACGCCGGGAACCTGCGCTGGTTCTTTGTGGCGCAGCCCACAACCTTCGCCATCATCGAGAACCTCAAGTACCTGCTGCTCACCAAGGACCCCAGCGAGCCCTTCTACATGGGTAACGCCATGAGGTCCGGGGAATTGGAGTACGTCGCGTATGAGAGCGGCATCGTACTCAGCTATGAGGCTCTGAAAAGGTTTGTACGCGCGCTGGACGACAGCGACAAGTGTCCCATCCAGGTGAACCGGCTGTGGAAGCTGAGCGAAGACAAGCAGCTGGCCGTCTGCCTCAAATACATGGGCGTGTTTGCCGAACACGGCGAGGATGCCCAAGGCATGGGCCTGTTCAACGGTAAGAGTGTGGATGCACTGATAAAGGACAGCATGAAGAACAACCCCCAAAACGTGGTGGAAAGCTGCTGCCCCGACTTGGCTGTAACATACAACGGCATGACCCCAAACGAGATGCAGGTGATGATGTATGGCGTCTACCGGCTTCGTCCATATGGCCATGATTTCCACGACTTGCTCATGTTTGATCCGCCAGAAGGTTCGGACAATGACTAA